Sequence from the Roseofilum reptotaenium CS-1145 genome:
CTCTCGATTAGCTGTCTATCCAATTCTGCTAACCCTGATGCCCCCAGTAGTTGCTTTGGAGTGCCAGCAAAAGCTAACTGTTTTTCAGGAGCTACAGCTAAATCTGCCAAGAAATTCACTAAATTGTTCAATGTTATGTCTCCTTGTGAACGGTTTAAACACTTGGTATTTTTTTGTTGTAGGATACCATCGATATCAATGCTTAAAGGGGTCATTATTGGGTTAACTTTTTTGGCATTGTAAGTCTAACCCCTCTTTCCTACCTTCTTATGGAGTTTTTTGACTCCTTGCAGCATCCTCAATTGCTCTTACTTCCTCTAAGAACCTCAGAGAGAATTGATGGCTGCCGACGGCTATCCCTCTTGTCTTCATATCGTTAGTAAATCTGGACAAATCGAGGCTAGTTCTTGTACGATCGTATATGTTTTTGTTTAGGAAAATAGCCTGAAGGATATCAGCCGTCACAGAATGATATTTTTCTAGTATGAACTTATAGGCTTCTAGCTTTTCTGTATCACTTCTCATCTCTGGAATTTTGCTTTCCTTCTGCGATATTATTTTCCCTGAAGTTGCAGCCCGCATGGCATAAGCAAATGCATATTCATTATCTGTGTTCTGAATAGCTGCTGTAAAATCACGATATGCAGGCTCATACTGACTGTCACGATAGTAAGCCCATCCCCGATGAGCTAGAGCCCAAGAGTAACCAGGAGATTGTTTGAGAGCTTTCGTGTATTCCTCTATGGCTTTTGGGTAATTACCCGACTCGAACCAATATTGACCCAGCTTTGCTATTGCCCAAGGATAATGGTCTTGCCTGAGTGCGATGGCTATTTCTAAATTTTCTCTGGCATCTTGCGAAGGAACTTCACGGCCGTGTCTGTTTAGCTGGGCTGACCCAAGATGTGCGTAAGCCCAAGCATACTTATCGTTTTTTCGAATGGCCTGCCTAAAAAAACTTATTGCTTTACGATAGTCTTTACGTAGACGACACGTCTCGCCTTCTATTGCCAAATCTAATGCTGTTTGCGACATTTGCGACATCACATAATCTCCTTAATGTAATACTTACCATTATTCTACTAGCTATATTTATAATATATTTCGGCTGTTAGAACAAACATTTGTAACTTTTTGAAAACGGGGTTCGAGATGCAAATCAAACCAAGCTAGATCGTGAAGAGCCCTGCGCCTAGGAAAATAATCTAGGGATATAGCCTCTTCCAAAAATGCTAGGGCTTCGTCGTTCCTTCCCTCAATAGCGGCCAAGCCACCAAGCTCGTAAATAGTAGCACTGGTTTCCGAACTGTCCGCAGCCAGTTTGGCTTGCAACACTGACTTGGCTCGTTCTATTTCCGGTCGAGCTTCCAGCAATCCCTTCCAACGAGCTTTAAGAGTTGCAATCCAATAAAGAGTTAAACTATCTTCGGGGTCTGTTTCTAAAGCTTGTTGGTAGTGTTCCATGGCCTCAGCATATCGTTCTATTAAAGTGAGAAATAATCCTCTTTCGGCAAGCCAACCTTCCTTGATAATGGTCTTGTCGAGGGCTATGGCCCGGTCGAATTCCACCAGAGCTTCCTCGTAGCGCCTTAACATTTCGTAAGTTCGGCATCTGTAGGCGATCGCCCAAGCATAATCCGGTTGCAATTCGATCGCGCGATCGAGGTCTACCAAAGCGTCCTCATAACGTTCGATTCGCTCGTAAGTTACGCCGCGATGGGCCAAAGCCCAAACATAATTTGGCTGTAGCTCTATTGCTCGGTTAAAATCCTCTAGGGCTTCCTCAAAAGCGTCCAGTAAAAAAGAAGTTTCTCCTCGGTGAGCCAACGCCCAAGCATAGTTTGGGTTTAGCTCTATTGCTCGGTTAAAATCTTCCAGAGCTTCCCGATAACGCTTCATCAACCGATAGTTCTCACCTCGCCCCGCCCATGCCCTAGCATTTTGGGGGTTGCTAGCGAGCTCCCTATCTAGCTTCTCTAAAGTTTGTCCGTTGTTTCTCATCATATCTTTCTAGGTCTATTGTGTACCTAAAGGTGCATCCCCAAACGCTCTACCATCTCCATATCTATGGCTAATGGTGGGTTTGGTGGCATGTATAGAGTCGAGCTTTCCGTCACTTTCGCTTCCGGTAACTTCTCCAAAGGCATTCTTTGGATCGATGGCTCGCAAACTGGGTGATAAACTGCTGCTTCATAGACAATCGCCTCACTATCGGAAGCGTAGTAATTTTGCAAAACCTCCGTTAACACTTGTAACCCACGTACATGCCCTCCTTTCTCATAAAAACCACGATTTCCTACCAAAGCAATCTGCCACAAAATCAGAGCGCTAGTGGGGTCAAATTTGCGCTGCCGGATCAGGAAGTCTGTTGCCTCAAAACTCTGACACCCGCGCTTGCCCGGATCTAGACCCAAGTCAGCAAACAAGCAATCTTCTGCTGAAATACCTGGTAGCATCTGTGTTCTAAATCCTTCTTGTCTGGCTCGTCTGAGAGCGTTATGAGCTGGATCTGCAAAAACACCAGGGTGACCGTAAAAGAC
This genomic interval carries:
- a CDS encoding tetratricopeptide repeat protein, which translates into the protein MMRNNGQTLEKLDRELASNPQNARAWAGRGENYRLMKRYREALEDFNRAIELNPNYAWALAHRGETSFLLDAFEEALEDFNRAIELQPNYVWALAHRGVTYERIERYEDALVDLDRAIELQPDYAWAIAYRCRTYEMLRRYEEALVEFDRAIALDKTIIKEGWLAERGLFLTLIERYAEAMEHYQQALETDPEDSLTLYWIATLKARWKGLLEARPEIERAKSVLQAKLAADSSETSATIYELGGLAAIEGRNDEALAFLEEAISLDYFPRRRALHDLAWFDLHLEPRFQKVTNVCSNSRNIL
- a CDS encoding tetratricopeptide repeat protein, with translation MSQTALDLAIEGETCRLRKDYRKAISFFRQAIRKNDKYAWAYAHLGSAQLNRHGREVPSQDARENLEIAIALRQDHYPWAIAKLGQYWFESGNYPKAIEEYTKALKQSPGYSWALAHRGWAYYRDSQYEPAYRDFTAAIQNTDNEYAFAYAMRAATSGKIISQKESKIPEMRSDTEKLEAYKFILEKYHSVTADILQAIFLNKNIYDRTRTSLDLSRFTNDMKTRGIAVGSHQFSLRFLEEVRAIEDAARSQKTP
- a CDS encoding SAM-dependent methyltransferase translates to MTLKSGCLTIVGTGIQFVGQVTLAAKAWIEQADKVLYAIADPATAQWLVSLNSTAEPLPYNRSNRQRKETYAQMVECILAEVHRGLNVCAVFYGHPGVFADPAHNALRRARQEGFRTQMLPGISAEDCLFADLGLDPGKRGCQSFEATDFLIRQRKFDPTSALILWQIALVGNRGFYEKGGHVRGLQVLTEVLQNYYASDSEAIVYEAAVYHPVCEPSIQRMPLEKLPEAKVTESSTLYMPPNPPLAIDMEMVERLGMHL